The Myxocyprinus asiaticus isolate MX2 ecotype Aquarium Trade chromosome 26, UBuf_Myxa_2, whole genome shotgun sequence genome has a window encoding:
- the LOC127417355 gene encoding transaldolase-like, translating into MSVSPDKRRKMESVLEQLKKYTVVVADTGDFNAIEEYKPQDATTNPSLILAAAKMPVYQHLVDQAIKYGMANGSTEEEQVTNAMDKLFVSFGLEILKKIPGRVSTEVDARLSFDKDEMVCRAQRLICLYEEAGVNKERILIKLSSTWEGIQAGRELEEKYGIHCNMTLLFSFAQAVACAEAHITLISPFVGRILDWYKENTDRKNYEPHEDPGVLSVTKIYNYYKKFNYSTVVMGASFRNTGEVKALAGCDLLTISPGLLGELSQDHSAVTCSLTPQGAKDCDLQQMHLDEKSFRWLHNEDRMAVEKLSDGIRKFAADAIKLESMIEERMLNVKNGQ; encoded by the exons CTATTGAAGAGTACAAACCGCAGGATGCTACGACCAATCCTTCTCTCATCCTGGCTGCAGCTAAAATGCCTGTGTACCAGCACCTCGTGGACCAGGCCATAAAATACGGCATGGCCAATGGCAG CACTGAGGAAGAGCAGGTGACCAATGCGATGGACAAGCTGTTTGTGAGCTTCGGTTTGGAGATCTTAAAGAAGATTCCTGGACGGGTTTCCACTGAGGTCGATGCAAG ACTGTCATTTGATAAAGATGAGATGGTGTGTCGAGCTCAGAGACTCATCTGTCTGTATGAAGAGGCCGGTGTCAATAAAGAGCGGATACTCATCAAACTCTCCTCCACCTGGGAGGGCATTCAGGCCGGACG GGAGCTGGAAGAGAAGTACGGTATCCACTGCAACATGACGCTGCTGTTTTCATTTGCTCAGGCGGTTGCGTGTGCTGAGGCCCACATCACTCTCATCTCACCTTTCGTGGGTCGAATCCTGGATTGGTACAAGGAGAATACAGACCGCAAAAACTACGAGCCTCACGAAGATCCAG GTGTGTTGAGTGTGACCAAGATCTACAACTACTATAAGAAGTTCAACTACAGTACAGTGGTGATGGGCGCGTCATTCAGAAACACTGGAGAAGTGAAGGCGCTGGCGGGCTGCGATCTGCTCACCATCTCACCCGGATTGCTGGGAGAACTGAGTCAGGACCACAGCGCGGTGACGTGCTCGCTGACGCCACAGGGAG CGAAAGACTGTGACCTGCAGCAGATGCATCTGGATGAGAAGAGCTTCCGCTGGCTGCACAATGAAGACCGCATGGCTGTGGAGAAACTGTCCGATGGCATCCGCAAGTTTGCTGCAGATGCCATCAAACTCGAGAGCATGATCGAG GAGAGGATGTTGAATGTGAAGAATGGCCAGTAA